The Melanotaenia boesemani isolate fMelBoe1 chromosome 11, fMelBoe1.pri, whole genome shotgun sequence genome includes the window TGTCATTCACGCGCACCACGTTGATGTCATTATCGAAGCAAAAAGCCTGGATGAGGGTGAAATGGATCTGAAGCGCGATGTCACATTCGTATTCCTCGTCGGTTGCGAGGACGCAGAACGCCACGCTGTCTGGGTCACTGTGGAGAAAGATGGGAAAAGTGATGAGTGGATATCTTTGCGTGCGTTTGTTGAAGATATAAAAATGGTAGGCTAATTGGGGTTTTATAGTTAATGATTTGCAATACTTACACATTCATGACTTTAGCAGACTCGTAAACTCCAACTGTCAGGTAGTCCTGCTTCTTTGCAGCGaccagcagctcctccagggcTGCGCCTGCACTTTGCACccttaacaaagaaaaatacacatcATTAGTACACTgggtacatttttttaaagcaaaaagcCTTCATTCAACCGCATAAATATCGTTATAATAATGATTTAGATATTTACCTATCAGTGTTTTCCATTTTGTTCTCTTGTCCACAGATCTCTTCCAGAGTCATAGTTATAATCCAAGCGCGATCGGGATTTGCAGTGAACACGAAAAGGCTGTGTGGCTCTTTGTATAGTCTCTTGTGTTATTCTGAGCTCGGAACAGACTGTGGGTGGATTTATAACCAGCAGGAGTAGTTTCTCGGCAAGGGGCGGTCTTTTCCGCTCCTGCCTCCTACTATTGGTTCATAGCAGTCAGGGTAAGGAAAGCAAAAGTCCCCGAAGCTGTTGTGACAGCCCCACGTGGGTCAAAATTTCAATTCCCCATGTCATGTCAACATCCAACATCACCACATTGTACAAAAACTAAAAGTCCTGTTTAGGATGGACTTTCAAAGTTATTGGAAACATTGCGTTCTGTTATTGATGCACTGTGGCTTTAATTAACCCCCTAAACAATCTATTATTGCCTATTGTTTTTAGATGGTTGAAATCCAGTCATGAACCTATATCATATTTTACAGATACACCAGTTGTTTAATTAGGCTGTATGTTTATTTGGATCTCTGCTGTTTGTGGTTTATATAATTGATCTTCACCAACAGAATAGATTTCTGAACATCCTACAGACATTGGATGAAGATTAACTAACGGAAAACCGGCGGATCTTTATTGTGGGTGGGTAGCAGAGTAAAAACAGCGAAATCGA containing:
- the gadd45ga gene encoding growth arrest and DNA-damage-inducible, gamma a, giving the protein MTLEEICGQENKMENTDRVQSAGAALEELLVAAKKQDYLTVGVYESAKVMNVDPDSVAFCVLATDEEYECDIALQIHFTLIQAFCFDNDINVVRVNDIERLADLVGSDETGEPKDAHCILVTSPSANPWKDPALDKLSLFCQESRSAYDWVPAITLPER